The genomic stretch GCGGGACCTGCTGTCTTGTGTCTCCCCGCAGCAACATCATCGACGTATCGGCGGCGGATTCCCAGGGAATGGAGCAGCACGAGTACATGGACAGAGCCCGGCAGTACAGGTGAGGCGCACGGCCTGCAGCCGCTGCAGCCCTCCCGTCCCGGAGCTGAGCTCGGAGAGGCCGCGGAAGCGCAGGGCGAAGGCCTCCCTGCTcgctgctcccctccccgggcaGGGTGACGCATGCGTGTCCCTGGGCCGGGCGCTCTCACCGCCTCTGAGCTCGCCCTGCTCTCCCGTCCGCAGCACGCGCCTGGCCATGCTGAGTAACAACCTGACGCACTGGAAGAAGCTCCCGCTGCTGCCGTCTCTGACCAACCAGCCGCACCAAGTGCTAGCGAGCGACCCCGTCCCCTTCGCAGACTTGCAGCAGGTGAGGAGCCGGAGGCCAGCGCTCCCGGGGAGCAGGTCTCCGGTGCCCGCGTCCCTCCCCGCCCTGGGGAACGTTGTACTTGCGGAGGTGCGGGCCGCCTGCCAGCTCCGGGTGTGCGCGGGTGACCCGGCGTCTCGTGACGGCTGCCCTCGCCTGCTGCGGCTCGGCAGGAATGACTTGCAAAGCGAAACGCGCGGTCGCGGGGAAGGTCGAATCCAGGACAGCTGCCACCAGCTGCCTCGCTGGAAAGCTTCGGGGAGGGGTGGCGCAGGGGGGAGCCCCCGGCAGCTCCAGCCCATGGGCCAGTCCGCACCAGTGGGCACGGCGGCCTCTGCGTTTCGGCAGTGGTGCCATCTCTGCTCCCGGGAATCTTTGGGACTCTCCCAACTTGCTCGCAACAGCCTGGCTGTGGCGGAGAGCCCTGATAGCTGCTGGAGGTCAGTCTTGCTTTCTTGAGCTGGGTGCAGCCTTGCCAGAAAAGCGCAGACAAAACGGACTTAAGTCCTCCCGAAGCTGCCGGTGAGACGTGCTGGGACGCCCAGAGAGGCGGCAGTCGCGGGGTGGGCAGATGTTTCCACATCTGCTGCCACATCCCAGCTTTTATGCAGCTCTGTGAGGATCCGTTTGCGCCGGGAGCCAAACCCGGGCACGCGTCGCTAGCGTGGTGCCTGCGTGCCGGCAGCGCGGGCCGGCTGCTCTGGAGTCCTTGCAGCTGTGGTAGTTCTCGGCACGCAGCCGGCTCTGCTCCCGGGGAGTCCTGGTGCTTTGAGGAAAGAGCTGCCAGGGAAACGCTCTTCCAGCCAGGCGATGCTTGCTCTGGGCAGGCGCTGCCGGCGTGTCCGTTAAGTACACTACAGGCCCGAGACTTTGCTCCCAGCTGCCTGGCGGCTGCGGTCTGCCTCCCGCCGGAGCCAGGTctcttcccagccctctgtcacCGAGCGGGTCTGACTCGCTGTCTAGCAAAGCCGCCGGGGGAAacggggctgtgctgggtgcacGCAGGGGACGTGCCGGGAGGAGACGCCGAAAAGCACAACCCAGCTGTGGCATCCTCGCTCCTCTTCTCTGGAGGTGGCCGGGCCCAGAAAAGGCAAAGCTTTGGCTCCTCCAGGCGTGGAAGGGGCTGGTGGGAGGGGACGGGGTGGAAGTGGTGACAGGCGGTGGGTGCTGCGGTCAGGGTGACGGGGGGGCCGGTGCCGAGAGCTTCCTTCTCCATTTTGCTTCCCTCTGGGTGCAGGTGTGAGGTCCGGAACGCCGCGGGCTCGCTCCCACCTGGGGCAAATCGGCGGAGATGGGGCTTTTCCGCAGGGGGAAAAAGCCCCTCCGGCCTGCCCAGGCGAGGAGCGAGCGGAGCTCCCTGTGCCTGGGGCCGTTCCCAcgcagcccctgctctcgggagCTTGTGGGTCGCAGCTCGGGGTGGGATTTGGGGGGATCGTGGGGCTGCCGCTCACCAGCTGCTCCGCTTCTGCCCGCAGGTGTCCCGGATAGCTGCCTACGCCTTCAGCGCGCTCTCACAGATCCGCATCGATGCAAAAGAAGAACTGGTTGTACAGTTTGGCATCCCCTGAGCCCGCCCTGCCGCGGCACAGCTTCACTGttgggtttggggtgtttttctttttctttttttttcccttttggtctttattttccctcccctccctccccgcggcacCTTGCCTCGACAGAACTTGTACATACACCCCGTTTCCTACTAATCACCGAGAAGACGATTGCCACCGCATAGCCCCCGCTGCGGCGCTGCCCCCAGGCTTTCTCCCCCTTGCTTGGGGGGCCCTCTCCCGTGGGCAGCCCGGcaccggggggacaggggggccGCGCCGGAGGGCTTGCTGCCGCGCCGCGGGGGTGACGCTCTGCACGGCATCTGCCGGCTTCTGACACCCTCCCCCTCATTTTTACATGTTTggacctttattttattttattttttttgccacAGTAGATAAAACACGTTCATCCGGTGCCCGTCTCCTCTGCTCTGTTGTGCGCAAGCTGCAGCGCGGTCACAGGAGGAGGGGACCAGGGAACCGGGCACGGCCGCACGCCGTCCTCGCGCGCGTCCCTCGGCCACGCAACcgggtgaccctgcctgagcctTAAAGGTCCCCGGGCCGAGCAGCCGCCCGGGAGCCGCTGGCGCTGCGGGAGTCCAGGCTGCCTCCGTCGGCCAGCTCGCGGCTCCGGGCCGGTTCTTGACCTGCTGAACGCTGGCTCGGAGCTTCTCCCTGCTCCCGGCGGTGCCGGACGGCTGAGAGTAGCACCGCGAACTCGCTCGCAGCCGGTTCCTCCGTGCTGCCCGTGGGGGTTTGGGGCCAGGTTGGGCTGTTGTGGAGACTTTGCAGGCGCAGGCAGTTAGCACTTGAATTTCTCTGATTTTGTAGCTGAATGAAAGCGCCGGGGCTGTCCCTGCCcacccagcaccccggggccccTCTGCACGTCCCGTTAGCGTCGGGCGACGTAGGAAAAGGCACGGTTTGCAAGGGTGTTTTCTTAACTCGTTGCTGCGATGCAGCTGAGGGGCTTTATTTATCGGGAAGCGGCCATGGTGGGGCCTCCGCGCGCTGGAGGTGAGCCCAGCCGCGGGGGACCGTGAGGCCGAGCTGCCAAGCGCGCTCACCTCAGGCCTCCCCGGCACCCAGGGGGGTGGCCGGGCTCCGTCACGCTCCCTTCCTAGGctctggcagggctggggggccggtcgcggcgggggcccccccgggctccAGCCACCGCCTTGGCGTTCATGCTCTTCCAAGCAGCGGCGGTGGCGCGGTCCTGCCGGGTCACGGCGCTGAAGTCGAGCGACGTCAGCTGGGGCAGCGCGGCGAGCACGTAGCTCCTGCGGGGatggggggcacgtcgggggggccgccgggggggtggtgggggccggggggacAAGCGAGCGGTACCTGTAGCCCCGCTGCGCCTCGACGGGGTTGCCGTGCAGGGTGAGGCGGCGCAGCCGCGGCAGGGCCGCCAGCGCCTGCACCTCGGCCAGGCTGCCGATGCGGTTGGCGTGCAGGTCGAGGCGGCGCAGGTGGCCGTAGCGGGCCAGCACCTGCGGGCGCTGCCGTCAGccggggggggccgagccccccCGGGGAAACCGGGGTgcagggcggggaggggggggactcACCGGGTCGATGTGGGGCAGCTGGTTGAAGGAGAGGTCGAGCCAGCAGAGCCGCTCGGGGGCCTCGAGGAGCTGCTCGAGGGCGGGCGGCAGCCCGGCCAGGCTGCGCAGCCCGTTGTTGTTGAGGCGCAGGGCGGCGGCGAGCAGGCGGCCCCGGGCCGAGCACCCcactgccgccccgccgccccgccgcggctccgccgccagcagctctgggggcgtggggtgagcggcggcggggcgccccggccccccacggctgccccccggccgccccccgcgcgcccacCTTGGACGGAGCCGGCGCCGCGGAAGGAGAAGTCGAGGGGGGCGGCGAGCAGCAGGCGCCGCTCGGGATCCTGGCGCCATGTCGATGCCATGGGGCCGGGGCGCtccgggggcggctggggggccCGCGGGATCGGCCCCACGTGGGTCCTCCTGCCCCACACATGTCCCCACACGTGTCTTCctgccccacacacagccccacacaTGTCCTCCTGCCCCGCGACCCACACGTGTCCTCCTGCCCCACACACGGCCCCACGTGGGTCCTCCTGCCCCACATATGGGCCCACGTGAGTCCTCCTGTCCCCCAAGCCCCACACGTGTCCTCCTGCCCCCCTACATCCCCACCTGAGTCCTCctgcccccaaatgcccccacACGTCCTCCTGCCCCGCACACATCCCCACGTGTATCCTCCTGCTCTGCGACCCACGCGTGTCCTCCTGCCCCACACACGGCCCCACGTGGGTCCTCCTGCCCCCCCACACTCCCACATGACTCCTCTCGCCCCCAAACGCCCCCACACGTGTCCTCCTGCCCCACACACATCCCCACGCATGTCCTCGTGCTCCCCCCATGCCCCTACGCCTGTCTTCCTGCCCCCCTACGTGagtcctcctgcccccccccacagccccacgcGAGTCCTCTGGTCCCCCAAATGCCCCCACgtgtctcctcctgcccccacACGCCGCTACGCGGGTCCTCCTGCCCCCACCGCCCTCACGCGTGTCCTCCGGCCCCCTTGCACGTCCCCACGCGAGTCCTCCTGCTCCCCCCATGCCCCCAAGCGAGACCTCCTGCCCCCCCATGCCCCCACGCGAGTCCTCCTGCCCCCCACGCCCCCATACACATCCTCATCCCCACGCAGTCCCCGCCCGTCCCTCCCCCACCGCGTGGGGTCCCTCGCACGCCTCCCTTCCCCCGTGCGCCGCGCCCCACGCGTGTCCCTTACCCCGCTGGGTCTCCTACGGTGCGGGGCACCGCACCTGATCCCCGCTCCCCCCCacaggccccacggcccccccaccCGTGGCACCGCGCACGGagccccacgcgtgtccccccgccccgctgccccacgCGCGCCGCCGTCGCCACGGCAACcagcgccccgcccctccccgccccgcgcggggcacgccgggacgGCCGCGCCACGCGCGGGCGCTGCCGGGATTGGTAGTCCCGcgccctgcgccgcgccgcccgccccacgTGACGCGAGGCCGCGCTGACGTATCCCGGCCGGCAGCCAATGGGCTGAGGGCGGGGGGCGGTGCAGCCATTTGAATCGGGAGGGAGGTCGCGTCGGCTGCCTCGCGCCCCGGGGCGGGAGGGCTCCCGCGTCTACAGAGAATACGGtagggcgcggggggggggggcagtgaccCCGGAAGGGGACACAGCGCCCGGGGGGGCGCAGTGACCTTGGGGGGGGCAGTGATGGAGGGGGGGGAAGATGGTGACCTGAGAGGGGacagtgcggggggggggggagcagtgGGGGACAGTGACCGTGGGgtagagggagctgtggggggcaGTGACCGGGAGGGGGAAGCTGTGGGGGGGCAGTGACCCCGGGGGAGGGGGCTTTGGGGGCAGTGACTCGGGGGGGGGAATGCCctgggcaggaggctgcagggggg from Dromaius novaehollandiae isolate bDroNov1 chromosome 1, bDroNov1.hap1, whole genome shotgun sequence encodes the following:
- the LRRC51 gene encoding leucine-rich repeat-containing protein 51 isoform X1: MAGGGGDGGQQLDGRRSSLHNARRLPRRDARQGAPRPAVRLWKLEGGYRSPPQPPLCPAVSRPPTAFPQGSLPPLPPGSLLSTAAPPPRTLSPAPPTPLPSSLSPSRSLLCPTPGHCPLSRVTGPPQPPPSPPAASCPGHSPPRVTAPKAPSPGVTAPPQLPPPGHCPPQLPLPHGHCPPLLPPPPHCPLSGHHLPPPPSLPPPRSLRPPGRCVPFRGHCPPPPRPTVFSVDAGALPPRGARQPTRPPSRFKWLHRPPPSAHWLPAGIRQRGLASRGAGGAAQGAGLPIPAAPARGAAVPACPARGGEGRGAGCRGDGGARGAAGRGDTRGAPCAVPRVGGPWGLWGGAGIRCGAPHRRRPSGEDPRGADPAGPPAAPGAPRPHGIDMAPGSRAAPAARRPPRLLLPRRRLRPSLAGLPPALEQLLEAPERLCWLDLSFNQLPHIDPVLARYGHLRRLDLHANRIGSLAEVQALAALPRLRRLTLHGNPVEAQRGYRSYVLAALPQLTSLDFSAVTRQDRATAAAWKSMNAKAVAGARGGPRRDRPPSPARA
- the LRRC51 gene encoding leucine-rich repeat-containing protein 51 isoform X3 encodes the protein MGGARGHAWGCVWGRRTRVGAFGGERSHVGVWGGRRTHVGPCVGQEDTRGSQSRRIHVGMCAGQEDVWGHLGAGGLRWGCRGAGGHVWGLGDRRTHVGPYVGQEDPRGAVCGAGGHVWVAGQEDMCGAVCGAGRHVWGHVWGRRTHVGPIPRAPQPPPERPGPMASTWRQDPERRLLLAAPLDFSFRGAGSVQELLAAEPRRGGGAAVGCSARGRLLAAALRLNNNGLRSLAGLPPALEQLLEAPERLCWLDLSFNQLPHIDPVLARYGHLRRLDLHANRIGSLAEVQALAALPRLRRLTLHGNPVEAQRGYRSYVLAALPQLTSLDFSAVTRQDRATAAAWKSMNAKAVAGARGGPRRDRPPSPARA
- the LRRC51 gene encoding leucine-rich repeat-containing protein 51 isoform X4 encodes the protein MASTWRQDPERRLLLAAPLDFSFRGAGSVQELLAAEPRRGGGAAVGCSARGRLLAAALRLNNNGLRSLAGLPPALEQLLEAPERLCWLDLSFNQLPHIDPVLARYGHLRRLDLHANRIGSLAEVQALAALPRLRRLTLHGNPVEAQRGYRSYVLAALPQLTSLDFSAVTRQDRATAAAWKSMNAKAVAGARGGPRRDRPPSPARA
- the LAMTOR1 gene encoding ragulator complex protein LAMTOR1, with the protein product MGCCYSSEAEASDQEEETKRLLEPAASPPNKVLNGAEQSYHSLPSARTDEQAMLSSILAKTAINIIDVSAADSQGMEQHEYMDRARQYSTRLAMLSNNLTHWKKLPLLPSLTNQPHQVLASDPVPFADLQQVSRIAAYAFSALSQIRIDAKEELVVQFGIP
- the LRRC51 gene encoding leucine-rich repeat-containing protein 51 isoform X5, producing MAPGSRAAPAARRPPRLLLPRRRLRPSLAGLPPALEQLLEAPERLCWLDLSFNQLPHIDPVLARYGHLRRLDLHANRIGSLAEVQALAALPRLRRLTLHGNPVEAQRGYRSYVLAALPQLTSLDFSAVTRQDRATAAAWKSMNAKAVAGARGGPRRDRPPSPARA
- the LRRC51 gene encoding leucine-rich repeat-containing protein 51 isoform X2, with amino-acid sequence MAGGGGDGGQQLDGRRSSLHNARRLPRRDARQGAPRPAVRLWKLEGGYRSPPQPPLCPAVSRPPTAFPQGSLPPLPPGSLLSTAAPPPRTLSPAPPTPLPSSLSPSRSLLCPTPGHCPLSRVTGPPQPPPSPPAASCPGHSPPRVTAPKAPSPGVTAPPQLPPPGHCPPQLPLPHGHCPPLLPPPPHCPLSGHHLPPPPSLPPPRSLRPPGRCVPFRGHCPPPPRPTVFSVDAGALPPRGARQPTRPPSRFKWLHRPPPSAHWLPAGIRQRGLASRGAGGAAQGAGLPIPAAPARGAAVPACPARGGEGRGAGCRGDGGARGAAGRGDTRGAPCAVPRVGGPWGLWGGAGIRCGAPHRRRPSGEDPRGADPAGPPAAPGAPRPHGIDMAPGSRAAPAARRPPRLLLPRRRLRPSLAGLPPALEQLLEAPERLCWLDLSFNQLPHIDPVLARYGHLRRLDLHANRIGSLAEVQALAALPRLRRLTLHGNPVEAQRGYS